The Streptomyces sp. NBC_01689 genome includes a window with the following:
- a CDS encoding DUF3152 domain-containing protein: MHSAPERASAPPTGSAVVSHRGGGDRPYRTSHRRDRPRRRGRLLAAGAVVIAGLLGCAAYGLVGADGEASDGTSAGTPRPRDTARVAPAPTPTRRASPSPAPSPTKIDVPATGTGTFVAAHATGAKVGRGARPLRYVVEVETGIDLPPARAADEIAGILGAPRGWTHDASHAFRLVSAGEPHDLTVKIATPGTADALCWAGIHQDTGGEYNCETPGGVVVNLRRWVEGSPTFDGPIHEYRALIVNHEMGHFLGYTHTTCAGPGQPAPVMMQQIKGLHGCVANAWPYDRNGRFVTGPPVR; this comes from the coding sequence ATGCATTCGGCACCAGAGCGGGCATCCGCACCACCCACCGGCAGCGCCGTGGTCTCCCACCGTGGCGGCGGTGACCGGCCGTACCGGACCTCCCACCGCCGGGACCGGCCGCGCCGCCGGGGCCGCCTCCTGGCGGCCGGTGCGGTGGTGATCGCCGGTCTGCTCGGCTGCGCGGCGTACGGCCTGGTCGGCGCGGACGGCGAGGCGTCGGACGGCACGTCGGCCGGTACCCCGCGCCCACGGGACACGGCGCGCGTCGCTCCGGCACCCACCCCGACCCGCCGCGCCTCCCCGAGTCCGGCACCGAGCCCCACGAAGATCGACGTCCCCGCGACGGGCACCGGCACGTTCGTCGCCGCGCACGCCACCGGCGCCAAGGTCGGCCGGGGCGCGCGTCCGCTCCGCTACGTGGTGGAGGTCGAGACCGGGATCGACCTCCCGCCGGCCCGGGCGGCCGACGAGATCGCGGGCATCCTCGGCGCGCCCCGCGGCTGGACCCACGACGCGTCCCACGCCTTCCGGCTGGTGAGCGCGGGGGAGCCTCACGACCTCACGGTGAAGATCGCGACGCCCGGAACGGCGGACGCCCTGTGCTGGGCGGGCATCCACCAGGACACCGGCGGCGAGTACAACTGCGAGACCCCCGGCGGGGTGGTGGTGAACCTCAGACGCTGGGTCGAGGGTTCCCCCACCTTCGACGGCCCGATCCACGAGTACCGGGCGCTGATCGTCAACCACGAGATGGGGCACTTCCTGGGATACACGCACACGACCTGCGCCGGTCCCGGACAGCCGGCCCCTGTCATGATGCAGCAGATCAAGGGGCTGCACGGATGCGTCGCCAACGCCTGGCCCTACGACAGGAACGGCCGCTTCGTCACCGGGCCGCCCGTACGGTGA
- a CDS encoding sensor histidine kinase — translation MAFALVAVVSALSTGALAFREARTGVLQQSQDSVIRQFRTSVDAVALTTPLPPSRSDLQSAVTRVLHANQSQGWQVMATYGGLSAFTPEDVSDRLSPELRRSVAARRAAVFQRVNADGRPCLVVGMPVTYDSGPGTETALSGLVMYLVVPQNTEQAYVQAMVSGIERATLVALCLAVVLALLAARGVLRPVRALRRATRRMAEGHLDIRLAVDGSDELADLSRSFNETAAALERSVAELRRLEARARRFAADVSHELRTPLAAMSAVTDVLDENAAQLDRETGDALRLVSEGTSRLSGLVEDLMEISRFDAGAVRLHLDEVDLAESVLRTLASRGWQGRVETRLPRPGTLRTRVDPRRLDVVTANLIGNALRHGAPPVRVTLRVREERTGVAWAVIEVDDNGPGIAEDAMPHIFERFYKANTARTRSESSGLGLAITAENVHLHGGRIGAANRPEGGSVFTVELPLRRDSAAARADDDAGAR, via the coding sequence GTGGCCTTCGCCCTGGTGGCCGTGGTCAGCGCCCTGAGCACCGGGGCACTCGCCTTCCGGGAGGCCCGCACGGGGGTGCTGCAGCAGAGCCAGGACTCCGTCATCCGCCAGTTCCGGACCAGCGTCGACGCCGTGGCCCTCACCACTCCCCTGCCGCCGAGCCGCTCGGACCTGCAGAGCGCGGTGACCCGGGTGCTGCACGCCAACCAGTCGCAGGGCTGGCAGGTCATGGCGACGTACGGCGGTCTCAGCGCCTTCACGCCGGAGGACGTCTCCGACCGGCTGAGCCCGGAGCTGCGCCGCTCCGTGGCCGCCCGGCGCGCGGCGGTGTTCCAGCGGGTGAACGCCGACGGACGCCCCTGTCTCGTCGTCGGGATGCCGGTGACCTACGACTCCGGACCCGGCACGGAGACAGCGCTCTCGGGGCTCGTGATGTACCTGGTGGTGCCGCAGAACACCGAACAGGCCTATGTGCAGGCGATGGTCAGCGGCATCGAACGCGCCACGCTGGTGGCGCTGTGCCTCGCCGTCGTCCTGGCGCTGCTGGCCGCCAGGGGCGTGCTCCGTCCCGTGCGCGCGTTGCGCCGGGCGACCCGCCGGATGGCCGAGGGGCACCTCGACATCCGGCTCGCCGTCGACGGTTCCGACGAACTGGCCGATCTCTCGAGGTCGTTCAACGAGACGGCCGCCGCGCTGGAGCGGTCGGTCGCGGAGTTGCGCCGGCTGGAGGCCCGCGCCCGCCGCTTCGCCGCGGACGTCTCCCACGAACTGCGGACGCCGCTGGCGGCGATGTCGGCGGTCACCGACGTACTGGACGAGAACGCGGCGCAGCTCGACCGGGAGACCGGCGACGCGCTGCGGCTCGTCAGTGAGGGAACCAGCCGGCTGAGCGGTCTGGTGGAGGACCTGATGGAGATCTCCCGCTTCGACGCGGGCGCCGTCCGGCTCCACCTGGACGAGGTCGACCTCGCCGAGTCCGTCCTGCGCACCCTCGCCTCCCGGGGGTGGCAGGGCCGGGTGGAGACCCGGCTGCCGCGGCCGGGCACGCTCAGGACCCGCGTCGATCCGCGCCGGCTCGACGTGGTGACCGCCAACCTGATCGGCAACGCGCTGCGGCACGGGGCCCCGCCGGTGCGCGTGACCCTGCGGGTGCGGGAGGAACGGACCGGCGTGGCGTGGGCGGTCATCGAGGTCGACGACAACGGACCGGGGATCGCCGAGGACGCCATGCCGCACATCTTCGAACGCTTCTACAAGGCGAACACCGCGCGGACCAGGAGCGAGAGCAGCGGGCTGGGCCTCGCC
- a CDS encoding helix-turn-helix domain-containing protein, with protein MDNRDAVSAFLRSRRDRITPEQAGLPVYGQRRVPGLRRGEIAALAGVSVEYYTRLERGSLRGVSDGVLDALAHALRLDDTERMYLYDLARAADPTPGARVRRRTGRPAVRPSVARIVEGMPHLPAYVMNNRLDTLTANPIGRALYAEMYADPACGGNVARFAFLSPAARRFYVDWERMARFAVGSLRVEAGRKPHDRELSNLIGELSTRSDAFRVLWASHDVHVFRDSTKRLNHPAVGDLELDQETMSLPDESGLSVVVYSPPPGSVAEDALRLLATWAATTEPERDAPASGPGEGGRT; from the coding sequence ATGGACAACCGGGACGCAGTCAGCGCCTTCCTCCGCTCCCGACGCGACAGGATCACCCCCGAGCAGGCCGGTCTGCCGGTGTACGGACAGCGGCGGGTGCCCGGACTGCGCAGGGGCGAGATCGCCGCGCTCGCCGGGGTGAGCGTCGAGTACTACACGCGCCTGGAACGCGGCAGCCTCAGAGGGGTCTCGGACGGCGTGCTGGACGCCCTCGCCCACGCCCTGCGGCTCGACGACACCGAGCGCATGTACCTCTACGACCTCGCCCGCGCCGCCGACCCGACGCCAGGGGCCCGGGTACGCCGACGGACGGGCCGCCCGGCGGTGCGGCCGAGCGTGGCACGGATCGTCGAGGGAATGCCGCACCTGCCGGCGTACGTGATGAACAACCGCCTCGACACACTGACCGCCAACCCGATCGGCCGGGCCCTGTACGCGGAGATGTACGCGGACCCGGCGTGCGGGGGCAATGTCGCCCGGTTCGCGTTCCTCAGCCCCGCCGCCCGGCGGTTCTACGTCGACTGGGAGCGCATGGCCCGCTTCGCCGTGGGATCGCTGCGCGTCGAGGCGGGCAGGAAGCCCCACGACCGCGAACTGTCGAACCTGATCGGTGAACTGTCCACCCGCAGCGACGCCTTCCGTGTGCTGTGGGCGTCGCACGACGTGCATGTCTTCCGTGACAGCACGAAGCGCCTCAACCATCCGGCGGTCGGTGACCTGGAACTCGACCAGGAGACCATGAGCCTGCCGGACGAGAGCGGGCTGAGCGTGGTCGTCTACAGCCCGCCGCCCGGCAGCGTGGCCGAGGACGCTCTGAGACTGCTCGCGACCTGGGCCGCCACGACCGAGCCGGAGCGGGACGCTCCGGCCTCCGGCCCGGGCGAGGGCGGCCGGACCTGA
- a CDS encoding response regulator transcription factor encodes MPRVLLVEDDPDVRMAVQLALRHQRHDVLAAGTGEEGLDQLRPFRPDVVVLDLMLPGISGLDVCRRIRDRDQVPIIMVTAKGDDIDVVVGLEAGADDYVVKPVQARVLDARIRAVLRRQDAPASGAVRPRAEAHGELVIDRAGLLVSHRGEPVALAPSELRLLLTLSASPGQVFSRQQLLEAVWEHSYHGDIRLVDACVKRLRGKLGELGGDPRYIQTVRGFGYRFGGA; translated from the coding sequence GTGCCACGAGTCCTCCTTGTCGAAGACGACCCAGATGTCCGTATGGCCGTCCAGCTGGCGTTGAGACATCAGCGGCACGACGTCCTCGCCGCCGGAACGGGTGAGGAGGGACTGGACCAGCTCCGCCCCTTCCGCCCGGACGTCGTCGTCCTCGATCTCATGCTGCCCGGCATCTCCGGCCTCGACGTGTGCCGGCGGATCAGGGACCGCGACCAGGTGCCGATCATCATGGTGACCGCCAAGGGGGACGACATCGACGTGGTCGTGGGGCTGGAGGCCGGCGCGGACGACTACGTGGTCAAGCCCGTACAGGCCCGGGTCCTCGACGCGCGCATACGGGCCGTGCTGCGCCGGCAGGACGCGCCGGCCTCCGGCGCGGTCCGGCCCAGGGCGGAGGCGCACGGCGAACTGGTCATCGACCGCGCCGGACTCCTCGTGTCCCACCGGGGTGAACCCGTCGCGCTCGCTCCCTCGGAGCTCCGGCTCCTGCTGACCCTGTCGGCCTCGCCCGGCCAGGTGTTCAGCCGCCAGCAGCTGCTGGAAGCGGTCTGGGAGCACAGCTACCACGGCGACATACGACTGGTCGACGCCTGTGTGAAGCGGCTGCGGGGCAAACTCGGCGAACTGGGCGGCGACCCGCGGTACATCCAGACCGTACGCGGCTTCGGTTACCGCTTCGGTGGCGCGTGA
- a CDS encoding carbohydrate ABC transporter permease has protein sequence MAPPNSFLWSRRIFLTLLTGFVLVPVYVMVSSSLKPLADVSGKFRWIPSGLTIRPYIDIWSTVPLARYFVNSLIVAGAATVCSVVIAVFAAYAVSRYEFRGKRTFTVTVLSTQMFPGILFLLPLFLIYVNIGNATGIALFGSRGGLILTYLTFSLPFSIWMLIGYFDSVPRDLDEAALVDGCGPLGALFRVVVPAAIPGIVAVAVYAFMTAWGEVLFASVMTNDTTRTLAVGLQGYSTLNNVYWNQIMAASLVVSVPVVAGFLLLQRYLVAGLTAGAVK, from the coding sequence ATGGCTCCGCCGAACTCCTTCCTCTGGTCCCGGCGGATCTTCCTGACGCTGCTCACCGGCTTCGTCCTGGTGCCCGTCTACGTGATGGTCTCTAGCTCCCTCAAGCCGCTCGCGGACGTCTCGGGGAAGTTCCGCTGGATACCGAGCGGTCTGACCATCCGCCCGTACATCGACATCTGGTCGACGGTCCCGCTGGCGCGGTACTTCGTCAACTCGCTGATCGTGGCCGGTGCCGCGACGGTCTGCTCGGTGGTGATCGCGGTCTTCGCCGCGTACGCCGTCAGCCGCTACGAGTTCCGGGGCAAGCGGACCTTCACGGTCACCGTGCTGTCCACGCAGATGTTCCCGGGCATCCTCTTCCTGCTGCCGCTGTTCCTCATCTACGTCAACATCGGCAACGCGACGGGCATCGCCCTGTTCGGGTCCCGCGGCGGGCTGATCCTGACGTACCTCACCTTCTCGCTGCCGTTCTCGATCTGGATGCTGATCGGGTACTTCGACTCGGTGCCGCGCGATCTGGACGAGGCCGCGCTGGTGGACGGCTGCGGTCCGCTGGGCGCGCTGTTCCGGGTCGTCGTGCCTGCCGCGATCCCCGGCATCGTCGCGGTGGCCGTGTACGCCTTCATGACGGCCTGGGGCGAGGTGCTGTTCGCGTCGGTGATGACCAACGACACCACACGCACCCTCGCCGTCGGGCTCCAGGGCTACTCCACGCTCAACAACGTCTACTGGAACCAGATCATGGCCGCGTCGCTCGTCGTGAGCGTCCCGGTGGTCGCCGGGTTCCTGCTGCTCCAGCGCTACCTGGTCGCCGGGCTCACCGCCGGAGCCGTCAAGTGA
- a CDS encoding carbohydrate ABC transporter permease, which produces MTTTTAASADSGERTVRKDSPGAARGPRRAGRIRRIGLPYLLLLPALLLELLVHLVPMVIGIVMSFKELTQFYIRDWGTAPWSGFDNYKISVDFSAPVGEALLHSFLVTVGFTLLSVGLCWLIGTAAAIYMQDTFRGRGLLRALFLVPYALPVYAAVITWVFMFQHDNGLVNHVLHDQLHLTDKPSFWLIGDNSFYALLVVSVWKGWPFAFLIIMAGLQNIPGELYEAAALDGAGLWQQLRRITLPSLRAVNQVLILVLFLWTFNDFNTPFVLFGRTAPESADLISVHIYQASFVTWNFGTGSAMSVLLLLFLLVVTGAYLLLTSRGRKTADV; this is translated from the coding sequence ATGACCACCACGACCGCCGCCTCCGCCGACTCCGGCGAGCGGACGGTGCGCAAGGACTCCCCCGGCGCGGCGCGCGGCCCGCGCCGCGCCGGGCGGATCCGCCGCATCGGACTGCCCTACCTGCTGCTCCTGCCGGCCCTGCTCCTCGAACTCCTGGTCCACCTGGTGCCGATGGTGATCGGCATCGTCATGAGCTTCAAGGAGCTCACCCAGTTCTACATCCGCGACTGGGGCACCGCGCCCTGGTCCGGTTTCGACAACTACAAGATCTCGGTGGACTTCAGCGCGCCCGTCGGCGAGGCACTGCTCCACTCGTTCCTGGTCACCGTCGGCTTCACCCTGCTCTCGGTCGGCCTGTGCTGGCTGATCGGCACCGCGGCCGCGATCTACATGCAGGACACCTTCCGCGGGCGCGGCCTGCTGCGCGCGCTGTTCCTCGTCCCGTACGCCCTTCCGGTGTACGCGGCGGTGATCACCTGGGTGTTCATGTTCCAGCACGACAACGGCCTGGTGAACCATGTGCTGCACGACCAGCTGCACCTCACCGACAAGCCGTCCTTCTGGCTCATCGGCGACAACAGCTTCTACGCGCTGCTCGTCGTCTCGGTGTGGAAGGGCTGGCCGTTCGCCTTCCTGATCATCATGGCCGGCCTGCAGAACATCCCCGGCGAGCTGTACGAGGCGGCCGCCCTCGACGGCGCGGGCCTGTGGCAGCAGTTGCGCCGGATCACCCTGCCGTCGCTGCGGGCGGTCAACCAGGTCCTGATCCTGGTGCTCTTCCTGTGGACGTTCAACGACTTCAACACACCGTTCGTCCTGTTCGGCAGAACCGCCCCGGAGTCCGCGGACCTCATCTCGGTCCACATCTACCAGGCGTCCTTCGTCACCTGGAACTTCGGCACCGGGTCCGCCATGTCGGTCCTGCTGCTGCTCTTCCTGCTCGTGGTGACGGGCGCCTACCTGCTGCTGACCTCCCGGGGAAGGAAGACCGCCGATGTCTAG
- a CDS encoding NAD(P)H-binding protein, translating to MIVVTAASGALGRLVVGRLLGRCPADRIVAAVRDPGGCADLAARGITVRLGDYDDPSTLRTAFRGADRLLLISSPELDPDRRVGQHRNAVDAARAAGVGSVIYTSFLGADTQADGFTAAHHATERLLAACGLPHTVLRHPFYSEAFLNPGLRAAVLSGELLDGTGGRGINTALRGDLAEAAVRVLTEDGHLGRAYDFTGEPWTYGRLARVLGDLSGKPVVRRDRQDRAPGAQGWLEDQVRAGALERRTGDLRHVLGHPPTTLDRAVTAILSSPEGAAHTS from the coding sequence ATGATTGTGGTGACGGCCGCCTCGGGGGCCCTGGGCCGGCTGGTCGTCGGCCGGCTGCTCGGGCGGTGCCCCGCCGACCGGATCGTGGCCGCGGTGCGCGATCCCGGCGGATGCGCGGACCTGGCCGCACGCGGGATCACCGTCCGGCTCGGTGACTACGACGACCCGTCGACGTTGCGCACCGCGTTCCGGGGAGCCGACCGGCTGCTGCTGATCTCGTCCCCGGAGCTGGACCCCGACCGCCGCGTCGGCCAGCACCGGAACGCGGTCGACGCGGCCCGCGCCGCCGGAGTGGGCTCGGTCATTTACACCAGTTTCCTGGGCGCCGACACGCAGGCCGACGGATTCACCGCGGCCCACCACGCGACCGAACGCCTGCTCGCCGCCTGCGGGTTGCCCCACACGGTGCTGCGGCACCCCTTCTACAGCGAGGCGTTCCTCAACCCGGGTCTGCGCGCCGCCGTCCTCTCGGGCGAGCTGCTCGACGGCACCGGCGGGCGCGGGATCAACACCGCCCTCCGCGGAGATCTCGCCGAGGCCGCCGTCCGAGTACTCACCGAGGACGGCCATCTCGGCCGTGCCTACGACTTCACCGGCGAGCCGTGGACCTACGGCCGGCTCGCCCGGGTTCTCGGCGACCTCTCGGGGAAGCCCGTCGTGCGCCGGGACCGGCAGGATCGCGCGCCCGGTGCCCAGGGCTGGCTGGAGGACCAGGTGCGGGCCGGCGCCCTGGAGCGGCGGACCGGCGATCTGCGACACGTCCTGGGCCACCCGCCGACGACCCTGGACCGAGCGGTCACCGCGATCCTCTCCTCGCCCGAGGGCGCCGCGCACACGTCGTAG
- a CDS encoding GH1 family beta-glucosidase: MTIDLAALPEDFLWGTATSAYQIEGAVTEDGRSPSIWDTFSHTPGKIDNGDDGDLACDHYHRWREDIALMRQLGTNAYRLSVAWPRVVPGGDGPVNAKGLDFYDSLIDGLLEAGITPSVTLYHWDLPQVLQDRGGWPARDTALHFASYASVVAERLGDRVKHWTTLNEPLCSAWIGHLEGRMAPGLEDIAVAVPASYHLLLGHGLATQAIRAAVPDAQVGIVNNLAAVEAASDRPEDVAAAHRLDGHTNRWWLDPVHGRGFPADMRELYGVELPEQPGDLETMAEPLDWLGLNYYFPSSVVDDPTGPIPQVRALRRPGVPRTAMDWEVEEAGIERLLHRLTDDYGARKLYITENGSAYPDVVRPDGTVHDPERTDYLERHLAACASAARKGVPLAGYFAWSLLDNFEWAYGYDKRFGLVHVDYKTQKRTVKGSGHRYADIIRQYGERGRDAA, encoded by the coding sequence GTGACCATCGACCTCGCCGCACTTCCCGAGGACTTCCTGTGGGGCACGGCCACGTCGGCCTACCAGATCGAGGGCGCCGTCACCGAGGACGGCCGTTCCCCCTCCATCTGGGACACCTTCTCGCACACCCCCGGCAAGATCGACAACGGCGACGACGGCGACCTCGCCTGCGACCACTACCACCGCTGGCGCGAGGACATCGCGCTGATGCGTCAACTGGGCACCAACGCCTACCGGTTGTCCGTCGCCTGGCCGCGCGTCGTGCCGGGCGGCGACGGCCCGGTCAACGCCAAGGGCCTCGACTTCTACGACTCGCTGATCGACGGCCTGCTGGAGGCGGGCATCACCCCCTCGGTCACCCTCTACCACTGGGACCTGCCGCAGGTGCTCCAGGACCGCGGCGGCTGGCCCGCCCGCGACACGGCGCTGCACTTCGCCTCGTACGCGTCGGTCGTCGCGGAGCGCCTCGGTGACCGGGTCAAGCACTGGACCACCCTCAACGAGCCGCTGTGCTCGGCGTGGATCGGTCACCTGGAGGGGCGGATGGCGCCCGGCCTGGAGGACATCGCGGTCGCGGTGCCCGCGTCGTACCACCTGCTCCTCGGGCACGGCCTGGCCACCCAGGCGATCCGCGCGGCGGTCCCGGACGCCCAGGTCGGCATCGTGAACAACCTGGCCGCCGTGGAGGCCGCGAGCGACCGCCCCGAGGACGTCGCGGCGGCCCACCGCCTCGACGGGCACACCAACCGCTGGTGGCTCGACCCGGTGCACGGCCGCGGCTTCCCCGCGGACATGCGCGAGCTGTACGGCGTCGAACTCCCGGAGCAGCCGGGCGATCTGGAGACGATGGCCGAACCGCTGGACTGGCTGGGCCTCAACTACTACTTCCCGTCCAGCGTCGTCGACGACCCCACCGGGCCGATCCCCCAGGTCCGCGCGCTGCGCCGGCCCGGGGTGCCGCGCACGGCCATGGACTGGGAGGTCGAGGAAGCCGGCATCGAGCGTCTCCTGCACCGGCTGACGGACGACTACGGCGCCCGCAAGCTGTACATCACGGAGAACGGCTCCGCCTACCCCGACGTGGTCCGCCCCGACGGAACGGTCCACGACCCGGAGCGCACGGACTACCTGGAGCGCCACCTCGCCGCCTGCGCGTCGGCGGCCCGCAAGGGCGTCCCCCTCGCGGGCTACTTCGCCTGGTCCCTCCTCGACAACTTCGAGTGGGCCTACGGCTACGACAAGCGCTTCGGACTCGTCCACGTCGACTACAAGACCCAGAAGCGCACGGTGAAGGGCAGCGGACACCGGTACGCGGACATCATCCGCCAGTACGGGGAACGCGGCCGCGACGCCGCGTGA
- a CDS encoding nuclear transport factor 2 family protein, producing MSERNETVPESPADVVRGLYDALAKGDVPGLLARLAPEVIVDEPGQLPYGGVHRGRETFVRSVLGAMTGHAAVAVTAADVFEGPTGVVGVLTGTLTAHTTGEEYPLTMVEIHQVEDGTVRKIDVYTKNPHELAAFYARAEAGIR from the coding sequence ATGAGCGAGCGGAACGAGACGGTCCCGGAGAGCCCCGCGGACGTCGTGCGCGGCCTGTACGACGCGCTGGCCAAGGGTGACGTGCCGGGACTCCTGGCCAGGCTCGCCCCCGAGGTGATCGTCGACGAGCCGGGCCAACTCCCTTACGGCGGCGTGCACCGGGGCCGGGAGACGTTCGTGCGGTCGGTCCTCGGCGCGATGACGGGCCACGCCGCCGTCGCCGTCACCGCCGCCGATGTGTTCGAGGGCCCGACCGGCGTGGTCGGGGTCCTCACCGGAACGCTCACGGCCCACACCACCGGCGAGGAGTACCCGTTGACCATGGTCGAGATCCACCAGGTCGAGGACGGCACCGTGCGCAAGATCGACGTGTACACCAAGAACCCGCACGAGCTCGCCGCGTTCTACGCACGCGCCGAGGCGGGAATCCGCTGA